In the genome of Hyphobacterium sp. CCMP332, one region contains:
- a CDS encoding phosphatase PAP2 family protein, which translates to MLEILIEWDKQLFFFINSHNSPFWDAFMKFMSDKGSWYILYAIIIAFLIYSYKKHIWLPAIMIGLTILIADQTSSGFLKPTVERHRPCKDPEIGEMVRTPGGCGGLYGFTSSHASNHFGIAVLLILMGRNCSKWVWLFLPWAALIAYSRVYLGVHYPGDVIVGGLIGVTAAFIAFYIGKWISTKTGARLKVLPI; encoded by the coding sequence GAATGGGATAAGCAGCTGTTTTTCTTTATAAATAGTCATAATAGTCCTTTTTGGGATGCTTTTATGAAATTCATGAGCGATAAGGGCTCCTGGTATATTCTTTATGCCATAATCATAGCATTTCTGATTTATTCCTACAAAAAGCATATCTGGCTCCCCGCAATTATGATTGGGCTTACCATATTAATAGCCGACCAGACTTCAAGTGGTTTTCTCAAACCAACCGTAGAAAGACACCGGCCCTGTAAGGATCCCGAAATTGGTGAAATGGTAAGAACTCCTGGTGGTTGCGGTGGATTGTATGGTTTCACAAGTTCGCATGCATCGAATCACTTCGGTATTGCTGTATTGCTAATTTTGATGGGTAGAAACTGTTCCAAATGGGTATGGTTATTCCTTCCCTGGGCAGCACTGATCGCCTATTCAAGAGTTTACTTAGGAGTCCATTATCCGGGAGATGTGATTGTGGGTGGATTGATTGGAGTAACAGCAGCTTTTATTGCTTTTTATATTGGAAAATGGATTTCTACTAAAACCGGAGCCCGATTAAAAGTTCTGCCCATTTAA